The proteins below come from a single Zea mays cultivar B73 chromosome 8, Zm-B73-REFERENCE-NAM-5.0, whole genome shotgun sequence genomic window:
- the LOC103636236 gene encoding protein SODIUM POTASSIUM ROOT DEFECTIVE 2, translating to MGRKLGGLDRVLHCFSLSLCSSACACVHSMDEEEEDDERKALLLSSQLVQLRGFVDGAAAKTLAFHLEPKTVELKVSMHCYGCAKKVQKHISKMDGVTSFEVDLENKKVVVVGDVTPYEVLESVSKVKLARLWVAPDPKQQAAQSLQA from the exons ATGGGGAGGAAGCTGGGCGGCCTGGACAGGGTCCTGCACTGCTTCTCGCTCTCCCTGTGCTCCAGCGCCTGCGCCTGCGTACACTCCAtggatgaagaagaggaggacgacgaaAGGAAGGCCCTGCTGCTGAGCAGCCAGCTGGTGCAGCTCAGGGGCTTCGTCGATGGAGCCGCCGCCAAGACTCTCGCTTTCCATCTGGAGCCTAAG ACCGTGGAGCTGAAGGTGTCCATGCACTGCTACGGATGCGCCAAGAAAGTCCAGAAGCACATCTCCAAGATGGACG GCGTGACGTCGTTCGAGGTGGATTTGGAGAACAAgaaggtggtggtggttggggacgTCACGCCGTACGAGGTGCTGGAGAGCGTCTCCAAGGTGAAGCTCGCGCGGCTATGGGTGGCCCCGGACCCCAAGCAGCAAGCCGCACAAAGCTTGCAGGCGTAG